TAAAGAATGCTGGTGGTCAGAAATTAGCTATCGTTAAATTAGTAAAAGAACTTACTGGTTTAGGATTAAAAGAAGCTAAAGAATTAGTTGATGCTGCTCCATGCAAAATTAAAGAGGCTGTTTCTAAAGACGAAGCTGAAAGCTTAAAGAAATCTCTTGAAGAAAGCGGAGCTGAGGTTGAAGTTAAGTAGTACTTATACTATTTTTAGTGCAGGCATCACCCGATTTTCGGGGATGCCTTGCGCTATTTATATGCATTAAGATGCATTTTTATAAATTTTTAACAAAAATTCATAGTTTTGGCAACATCAAATAATATCACAACGCGAATTAACTTTGCTGCTAGTAAAGGCGTTTTTGAGTATCCTGATTTCTTGGATATTCAGTTAAAATCTTTCCAAGAGTTTTTTCAGCTAGAAACTACTCCTGAAAATCGTGAAAAAGAAGGTCTTTTTAAAGTTTTTTCTGAAAATTTTCCAATTACCGATACAAGAAATCAGTTTGTCTTAGAGTTTCTTGATTATTTCATAGATCCACCTAGATACACCATTGAAGAATGTATTGATAGAGGTCTGACATATAGTGTTCCTCTAAAGGCCAAACTAAAACTATATTGTACCGATCCTGAACATGAAGATTTTGAAACAATTGTTCAAGATGTTTATTTAGGTACTATACCTTACATGACCCCAAAAGGATCTTTTGTGATTAATGGGGCCGAGCGTGTAATTGTTTCTCAGTTACATAGATCTCCTGGTGTGTTCTTCGGACAATCCAGACACGCGAATGGAGCTAAATTATACTCTGCGCGTATTATTCCTTTCAAGGGTTCTTGGATTGAATTTGCTACTGATATCAATAGCGTAATGTATGCATACATTGATAGAAAGAAAAAACTTCCGGTTACAACTCTTTTTAGAGCTATTGGATTCGAAAGTGATAAAGAAATTTTGGAAATTTTTGACTTAGCTGATGAGATTAAAGTTAATAAAGCTAATCTTAAAAAAGTCTTAGGTCGTAAATTAGCTGCCCGTGTATTAAAAACTTGGGTGGAAGACTTCGTAGATGAAGATACTAGCGAAGTGGTTTCAATTGAGCGTAATGAAGTTATTTTAGATAGAGATACTGTTTTAGAAGAACACCATATTGATGAAATTATCGATTCAGGTGCTAAAACTATAATTCTAAATAAAGAAGATGTTAGATCTGTTGACTTCACTATTATATATAATACTTTACAAAAAGATACTTCTAACTCTGAAAAAGAAGCGTTAGAAGTTATTTACCGTTTATTGCGTAATGCTGAACCACCTGATTTTGAAACAGCACGTAGTGTATTCGAAAAATTATTCTTTTCTGACACTCGTTATGATTTGGGAGAAGTTGGTCGTTTTAGAATCAATAAGAAATTAAAAATATCTGATGATGAAGAGTCAAGAGTATTGACTAAGAATGACATTATTAAGATTGTTAAATATTTAATTGAACTAATTAATATGAAGGCAGAGGTGGACGATATCGACCACCTTTCAAATCGTCGTGTTAGAACTGTTGGGGAACAATTATATTCTCAGTTTGGTGTCGGTTTAGCTCGTATGGCTAGAACGATTCGAGAAAGAATGAATGTTCGCGATAACGAGGTGTTTACACCAATAGATTTAATTAATGCAAAGACATTATCTTCAGTTATTAATTCGTTCTTTGGTACGAACCAGTTGTCTCAGTTTATGGATCAAACAAATCCATTGGCTGAAGTAACACATAAGAGACGTTTTTCTGCACTTGGACCAGGTGGTCTTTCCCGTGAGAGAGCCGGATTCGAGGTGCGTGACGTTCACTATACTCACTATGGCCGTTTATGTACTATAGAAACTCCCGAAGGACCTAATATTGGTTTGATTTCTTCACTTTGTGTGTTTGCTAAGGTGAATAAACTTGGATTCATAGAAACTCCTTATAGAACTGTAAAAGATGGCGTAGCTGATTTAAAAGGCGAGCCAACTTTCTTAACTGCTGAAGAAGAAGATAATAAAATTATTGCTCAGTCAAACTCTCCAATGTCTGACAAAGGTGCTTTCTTAGGAGATGTTGTAAAAGCAAGAAGAGAAGGTGACTTCCCTGTTGTTGAACCGAAAGAAATTGACTTGATGGACGTTGGAGCTAACCAAATTGCTTCTATTGCAGCATCATCTATTCCTTTCTTAGAGCATAACGATGCAAACCGTGCTTTGATGGGATCAAACATGCAACGTCAGGCACTTCCTTTATTAAAACCTCATGCTCCAATTGTAGGGACAGGAATCGAGCGTTTAGTTGCTCGTGATTCACGTGTACTTATCAATGCTGAAGGAGAAGGGGTAGTTGAATATGTGGATGCTAATAATATTACAATTAAATATAATTTATCTGATTCTGATAGACTAGTTTCTTTCGATGGAGATACAAAAACATATTCTTTAACTAAATATGCAAAAACAAATCAAGGTACTTGTATTAACTTGAAACCTATCGTTCAGAAAGGAGATTCAGTTTCAAAAGGACAAGTTCTTTGTGAAGGTTATGCAACAGAAAGTGGTGAGTTAGCTTTAGGGCAAAACTTAAAGGTAGCCTTCATGCCTTGGAAAGGATATAACTATGAGGATGCTATCGTAATCTCAGAAAGAGTAGTTAGAGAAGATTTATTTACATCCATCCATATCGATGAATATTCTATGGAGGTTCGTGATACTAAACGTGGTATGGAGGAGTTGACTTCTGATATTCCAAACGTGAGCGAAGAAGCAACTAGAGATTTAGATGAAAATGGTATCATCAGAATCGGAGCTGAAGTTAAAGAAGGCGATATTTTAATCGGTAAAATCACTCCAAAAGGTGAGACCGACCCTTCACCTGAAGAAAAACTATTAAGAGCTATCTTTGGTGATAAAGCAGGGGATGTAAAAGACGCTTCTTTAAAAGTAGGTCCATCTATTGAAGGTGTTGTCATCAATAAAATGTTGTTCTCTAGAGCTGTAAAAGATAGAAAAACTAAAGCACAAGATAAACCTATTCTTGAAGAATTAGATAAAGAATATGAAAAGGATTTTGCTGCGTTGAAAGTAGTTTTAATTGAAAAATTAATGACAATTCTTGACGGACAGAAATCTGCTGGTGTTACAAATAACTTTAGAGAAGAAATAATTAAAAAAGGTGCGAAATTCACTGATAAAGCACTGAATATTATTGATTATTCTATTGTTAATCCATATAATTGGACAGATAATGCTGAAGTGAATTCAATGATTCAACGAGTTATCCATAACTTTACAATTAAAGCAAATGATTTATTAGGTAATTACAAGAGAAAGAAATTCCATATTTCTGTTGGAGATGAACTACCTACTGGAATCATTAAGTTGGCAAAAGTTTACTTAGCTAAGAAAAGAAAATTGAAAGTTGGGGATAAAATGGCTGGTCGTCACGGTAACAAAGGTATTGTGGCTAAAATCGTAAGAGATGAGGATATGCCATTCTTAGAAGATGGAACTCCTGTTGATATAGTATTGAACCCACTTGGGGTGCCTTCTCGTATGAACTTGGGTCAGATTTATGAAACTGTTCTTGGTTGGGCTGGACAAAAATTAGGATTGAAATTTGCCACTCCGATTTTTGATGGAGCTGAACCGTATGAAGTAGATGAATACTGTGATCAAGCAGGTATTCCAAGAGCGGGTAAAACATATTTATATGATGGTGGAACAGGTGAGCGTTTCGATCAACCAGCTACTGTAGGGGTAATTTATATGCTTAAATTATCTCACATGGTAGATGATAAGATGCACGCTCGTTCAATCGGACCTTATTCTTTAATTACTCAACAACCTCTTGGTGGTAAAGCCTTATTTGGAGGTCAACGTTTTGGTGAGATGGAGGTTTGGGCTCTTGAAGCATTTGGTGCTTCTAATATTCTACAGGAAATCTTGACAGTAAAATCTGATGATGTGAATGGTAGAGCAAAAGCGTACGAAGCTATTGTGAAGGGAGATAATCTTCCTACTCCAGGAATTCCAGAGTCATTTAATGTACTCCTACATGAATTGAGAGGTTTAGGTCTTAATATTCAGATTGATAAGTAATCAAATTTTAATTGATAATACTCTTTAAAAATGGCATATAAAACAGATACAAAAAACACAGTGAAAGAATTTTCCGAAATTACGATTTCACTTGCGTCTCCTGAATTGGTTTTAGAACAATCAAGCGGAGAGGTACTTAAGCCGGAAACAATTAACTACAGAACATATAAACCAGAAAGAGATGGTTTGTTTTGTGAACGAATCTTTGGACCGGTAAAAGATTACGAATGTCACTGTGGGAAATATAAACGTATTAGATATAAAGGTATCGTTTGCGACCGATGTGGAGTGGAGGTAACCGAAAAGA
The DNA window shown above is from Brumimicrobium sp. and carries:
- the rplL gene encoding 50S ribosomal protein L7/L12: MAQIKEIAETLVNLTVKEVNELATILKEEYGIEPAAAAVAVAAGGGAAAGGAAAEEKSEFDVFLKNAGGQKLAIVKLVKELTGLGLKEAKELVDAAPCKIKEAVSKDEAESLKKSLEESGAEVEVK
- the rpoB gene encoding DNA-directed RNA polymerase subunit beta, translated to MATSNNITTRINFAASKGVFEYPDFLDIQLKSFQEFFQLETTPENREKEGLFKVFSENFPITDTRNQFVLEFLDYFIDPPRYTIEECIDRGLTYSVPLKAKLKLYCTDPEHEDFETIVQDVYLGTIPYMTPKGSFVINGAERVIVSQLHRSPGVFFGQSRHANGAKLYSARIIPFKGSWIEFATDINSVMYAYIDRKKKLPVTTLFRAIGFESDKEILEIFDLADEIKVNKANLKKVLGRKLAARVLKTWVEDFVDEDTSEVVSIERNEVILDRDTVLEEHHIDEIIDSGAKTIILNKEDVRSVDFTIIYNTLQKDTSNSEKEALEVIYRLLRNAEPPDFETARSVFEKLFFSDTRYDLGEVGRFRINKKLKISDDEESRVLTKNDIIKIVKYLIELINMKAEVDDIDHLSNRRVRTVGEQLYSQFGVGLARMARTIRERMNVRDNEVFTPIDLINAKTLSSVINSFFGTNQLSQFMDQTNPLAEVTHKRRFSALGPGGLSRERAGFEVRDVHYTHYGRLCTIETPEGPNIGLISSLCVFAKVNKLGFIETPYRTVKDGVADLKGEPTFLTAEEEDNKIIAQSNSPMSDKGAFLGDVVKARREGDFPVVEPKEIDLMDVGANQIASIAASSIPFLEHNDANRALMGSNMQRQALPLLKPHAPIVGTGIERLVARDSRVLINAEGEGVVEYVDANNITIKYNLSDSDRLVSFDGDTKTYSLTKYAKTNQGTCINLKPIVQKGDSVSKGQVLCEGYATESGELALGQNLKVAFMPWKGYNYEDAIVISERVVREDLFTSIHIDEYSMEVRDTKRGMEELTSDIPNVSEEATRDLDENGIIRIGAEVKEGDILIGKITPKGETDPSPEEKLLRAIFGDKAGDVKDASLKVGPSIEGVVINKMLFSRAVKDRKTKAQDKPILEELDKEYEKDFAALKVVLIEKLMTILDGQKSAGVTNNFREEIIKKGAKFTDKALNIIDYSIVNPYNWTDNAEVNSMIQRVIHNFTIKANDLLGNYKRKKFHISVGDELPTGIIKLAKVYLAKKRKLKVGDKMAGRHGNKGIVAKIVRDEDMPFLEDGTPVDIVLNPLGVPSRMNLGQIYETVLGWAGQKLGLKFATPIFDGAEPYEVDEYCDQAGIPRAGKTYLYDGGTGERFDQPATVGVIYMLKLSHMVDDKMHARSIGPYSLITQQPLGGKALFGGQRFGEMEVWALEAFGASNILQEILTVKSDDVNGRAKAYEAIVKGDNLPTPGIPESFNVLLHELRGLGLNIQIDK